In the genome of Quercus robur chromosome 3, dhQueRobu3.1, whole genome shotgun sequence, one region contains:
- the LOC126717461 gene encoding probable serine/threonine-protein kinase PBL12 isoform X1 has product MEVETRESFIYNKAFLEHREQVIQRDRLAPPRVLPVHKSLPSIGSHKPLLYSMEELADMTDNFNEKNLIGETLFSKLYRGTIRHGWLPFEDWVVTVKIWDYTLPTSCYLNANEITNEEVMFLTQPSAKQHPNVVNLLGYSNRRFLEAVVYDLNPLDTVHNLATTGSLTWLQRIKVALGFARALEFLHDPKKPYLVRNINAAHIILDQDCNPKIFDFSTMSGGILGKLTRLKEQLLTVGYDDPEDFPLGGPEEGGFEVTYHDVFSYGVVLLGLITKRIVDKEDTLKTLVYRWAWKHYRPNRYLVHESLVEDPGFYASDGIMITELAMRCIQIELDKRPSMKDVVKRLEGSQAVQLYGNVVGM; this is encoded by the exons ATGGAAGTGGAAACCAGGGAATCGTTTATCTACAATAAGGCTTTTCTTGAACATAGAGAGCAAGTTATACAACGCGACCGTCTCGCTCCACCCCGAGTTTTGCCTGTCCATAAATCTCTTCCTTCCATTG GATCTCACAAGCCGCTGTTATATTCAATGGAAGAATTGGCTGATATGACTgacaattttaatgaaaaaaatttgattggAGAAACCTTATTTAGCAAACTGTACCGTGGGACAATCCGACATGGCTGGCTTCCTTTTGAAGATTGGGTTGTCACTGTGAAGATTTGGGATTATACTCTACCAACATCGTGTTATCTCAACGCAAATGAAATTACTaat GAAGAAGTAATGTTTTTAACACAACCAAGTGCAAAACAACATCCAAACGTGGTAAATTTGTTAGGCTATTCTAATAGACGCTTCCTTGAAGCTGTTGTTTATGACCTCAATCCTTTGGATACTGTTCATAACTTGGCTACCACAG GTAGTCTTACTTGGCTTCAAAGGATTAAAGTGGCTCTTGGATTTGCTCGTGCACTTGAATTTCTTCATGATCCAAAAAAGCCTTATTTAGTGCGCAACATTAACGCAGCTCATATAATTCTTGATCAA GATTGCAACCCAAAgatatttgacttttcaaccaTGAGTGGAGGTATTCTTGGTAAGCTGACTCGCCTCAAAGAGCAACTGTTGACTGTTGGCTATGATGATCCAGAAGACTTCCCCTTAG GTGGACCAGAGGAAGGTGGATTTGAGGTAACCTACCACGATGTCTTCTCTTATGGTGTTGTTCTCCTGGGGCTAATAACAAAAAGAATTGTGGACAAGGAAGATACTCTGAAGACTTTGGTTTACCGTTGGGCCTGGAAGCACTATAGGCCTAATCGTTATCTTGTGCATGAAAGCCTTGTTGAAGACCCTGGCTTTTATGCTTCTGATGGAATAATGATAACTGAGCTTGCCATGCGCTGCATTCAAATAGAACTCGATAAGCGTCCTTCCATGAAGGATGTTGTCAAGCGTCTTGAGGGTTCACAAGCTGTTCAACTTTATGGCAATGTAGTTGGAATGTAA